gaggaaggttcccacatatatggcccaaatcttttctttccgtttccgatgtgggacacaaaGTTTTCACcctagtgcgtagctggttgaacaaggacgtcccaaccccatccttgGGTCGTGACAACGCCAATATATGCTTAACATTAGAGCATTCAAATTTTGCAGGTCCCTCAGCACCACTATATGCTAAGTCGATGTCAGCAAGTTCAACACTAGTTAAGTTAAATAAATTTGATTTACTGAATGATAGGATCAATCATCAAGCCAAATATATTATAAATGTAGTTACAATGAAAGTTACAAAATGTGAACAATAAATGGTGTGAATAATAATTGATTTTGATTTGGTTGTTAGAATATTTACATATGTGATGACTATGGAAAATGCATTTATGACTCCAAATTATCTTGTTATGTGAATACATGATGTTTTGTTTTTTCAGTGCTATTTGTGCACTTTCATCTTAGGACAACATTAGTCCTCGGTAGTTGTAGAAATTATAatcataatcaatatctaaactctctgattgCTAACTCTTATTCCAACATTTTTCTAAGTGACCTGACGAGCATTTTTATTGTGAGATTAACCTACATTCATACTCATATGATTGTTTAAGCAATTTTtgcattaaaaatatttttatttcatttctagaACTTCACAATAACTATGGTAATTTAATTTCTATGCTATaagaaaattaattacatatttatatctCCCAAACATTGTACAAAGTTAAGCTAAGCTCTATAATTATAATGATTATTTGAGTTATAGATTGTAAGGATGAGCTAAGCTCCCTCATTATGGATTTTATTATTGTCTTATGTactgagggtgagttgagctctccATTTGTGAGTTTAAATTTCGTTTTAAGTTGGGTGAGTTCTATCCTTCATGGGGATGCCCGATTCATGGCCTGACTCTAATCATTTATTATCTTTGAAATGAGCCTCCTAATAGGTCTTTTGATGGTTTTACTATGTTAAGCTTATTATCAGCATGGGTATATATGCTGACCAAAGTCTTAGTGCTAGGCTGACCTGCAAAAAGAACTCAGGACGGACTAATTAAAAAGTCTGTAAACATAGAAAAAGGGATTTTACAATTATTGGTTGAGCTTAATTTACTTAAAACCTAAAGCAAAAATTTTTATTGATGTaactaattttataaaatatatacatcaaaactaTTCCTTCCAAAGGCTTTAAAGCACAAAATCTAAAAGAATAAGGGATTTCATGACAATAAAGTACtatttttattgttaattttGATCAACACAAAAAATCACAACAGTAGTGCAATGTTGAGTAAAATTGCATATGCTAAATTATTTtggcaaaattaaaaaaaaagaaatggatacAAGGTTAGAGCCTTTTGTTACTTTTAGAcattaaatgaaaaatgaaaataagaTAGAATTAaacaaaaaccaacaaaatttATTGTCATTATTCACCACTTATTTGTAGTAACATGTTGCACATGAAAATGCAATTTTACTTTCCTCTCTATATAAATGataactaataaaatatattgTTGCATGTGCTACTGTTATTCATTGACAGCCTGCTGGATTTAGCTTCCCTGTAATTGTTGGCTTAACATTAGTGCATTCTGATTTTGCTGGTCCTTCAGCACCACTATATGCTAAGTCGATGTCAGCAAGTTCCACATTTTCGCATGGGAATCCACTGCTACAATCAAGTTTAACGGAAAGAGCACTTGCAGAAGTTCCCTTTATATTTTTAATGCTAACGCCACTAATCTTGACTTTTGATGGCCCCTAAAAAAACATATCAATCATAGTCAAATAGAGAAATATAAATTACCATTATCCAATACTAtgagattttttttctttaatggtTAGTACCTTATCATTGCATTGCCCATATGGGCAATAATTTTGATCTATAAGGATAGGATTCGAGACATTTTCCATAGTAATATCCTCAAAATGGATATCAGATGCACTGCCACCAAATTGTGCAGGCCAAGATTTAATTCTGACACCATTCATTGTATTGGTAAGGGTGCAACCTGTAACGGTGATTCCAGAAACGGGTTCTTCATTTTCATACCTACCCAGGCTTCCTATGCTGATGCCATGACCAGGTCCACATGTAACTTTTGAAACTTTTAGATTTTGGGTTCCATCACCAATAGAGATACAATCATCACCTGTACCTATTTTTGTATCAATAATATTCACCCCCTTTGATCGTCCAATATGAATTCCATCTGTGTTAATGCTAGTTTCAGGTGCGGTAATTATAAAGCTTTGGAATGTAAAGTCTTCGCATCCCAAGACATTGACGTGAAAATTCTTGCTATTGAGAGAGGTCACATCACGGACTAGGCCTttcttaatgaaattaaacctaaaattCTAATGAAAATTATCAAATCAACAAAAAGCGCAttagaaaaattttggtagagccaTTGCAAATCGTGGCCAATGTAAAGTAGCGAAATTTTTTAACATCAGACTAAAAAGAGATTACCATAGGCATTGGCTTGCACTTTGGATCTTTGGCACAATTATTTGCTTTCCATGCACTTTCACCTTGACCATCAAAAGTTCCTTTTCCAGATATAGTGAATTCATCAACATGATCAAAATTAAACCAACCTTCCCCTTGCAAGTCTGGTGGGGCCTGCAACGTTCCTTGAACTTCAATCTCTATTCCTCCCTTGCAAGGACCTTCGACACTCACTACACCTGACAAGAATGTCCCTGCTGGAATCAAAATTTTGCTAGATCCTGTTGCTGCGCAAGCCTCTTTCCAAGCACTCAATATAGCCtgagagagagaaaggaaaaggaaaaattttAGCTAACGTTAGGAAATCAAAGATAAAGTAAATGTTCACTTGGAAAAAGTACATGGTCATACCTGACTTGTATCTGCTTTGCCATCAGCTACTGCCCCAAATTTTGTTATATCAAAAACAGTAGGTTGAGCTTGAACAATAGAAACATATAAGAAAAGTAGATATATTTTTGAGAAAACTGTTTTGCTATCCATTTTTTTTGTTGGTTTCGTCCTATTTTTGTCTCGTATAAAGTTTTTACGTAGTTGAGCAGATATATCTTTCCCCCCGTTGCTTTTATAAGGCTAGCAATTGCCAAATTTAACCGAATACTAGTCAAAATTTCCCCTTTTTCTTGCCTTATTTTTTTGTTATTGCATTTGGAAATGTTGAATGTTTTAAGCTAAAAATAGATTCCTGAAATGAATAATAATACCATTATAATCAAGCACACGAAATTCAACAATCAGATTTGGTTTTCTCAATGCAAATGATTTGGTAGTGATGTCACTAAAGGTTCCCCATCTCATAATCATATTTTATGATCAATTAACCCAGCCCATTTAAAGAGCTTCTTAAGACTTCCTTTTAGCTTTCATACATATGGATACCAAGAACCTAGAAGCCATGACTTACATGAGGTGAATTATAAAATCCCTGGTACCCGTATGCCAGAGACATTGTATTGCCTTTCCTGACATCCTTGTCCTTTACTTTTCATAAATAAGCTCAATGCATATAtgccttttcttttccttttttttttcgtttACTTTCTCATTAGGTATCGTTGGGTCATCCACACATATACAAGAAAACTAGTCTTTAATGAGAGGAAAAATCCTCGTTAAAAGTCAAATAGTGATCGCTAATAATATTTAATGAATATAATAGTTGATTGTTAAGTTGTTGTTATAGGGTCCGTCATTAAAAAGTCTAAGCTAGACTTTACAAAACTCGATATTAATACTAATACTGAGAACATACTATTCGGTCATTAAATTTATAGTATTAACTATTTTGGCCTTTGTCAATGTTATTAGCAAAAGAGGAAATGGTCattaaatttgaattaaaaaacCATTATTTTGCAATATAATGACCTTTGATGTCATCGACAAAAATTATTGTTGATCAAAAAAATTAGTCTTTGAAAAATAGTAACAATAGTGAATAACGGTCATTAAAGGTTCCTAACGAcaaaaaagaaatagttgttaaaAACTATTGACGGGAGCAAACGATGCTTGTTAAAAACTACTAATGATAGCGAAAAGTAGTCATAAACAACTACTAATGAAGTAAAGAAATGAATGTTAAATATTAATAATGATGAAAATGGTTGTTAACTATGATTGATGACCATACAATGTGATTGTAAAAgattgttaataaaaaaaaaagattaataatCAATATAAAGTAAAAAATTATCGCTAATGACCGTAATTTAGTTATATTATTAGTTTTAAACTTGCTGAAATTTAAATACACAATTAACAATACTATAAAAGATGCATCCATAACtacaataatatttatatattaatctgAATAATGTCATAACAACTATTTCAAACATCGATTTAGTTAATTGTTCACACTTAGTTTGTGAATGTCAAGAAGATAACAAAACTACTTAAAGATTGAAACAAAATCAATAGTTTCTTCAAAGTTACTTTTGAACAACTTCACCCAAaaaaagtcacttctgcaacaccTTTACCATTTTCAAAATCACATCTGCATCAAAACATAAGAATGTAATTACACTATAAGAACTTTGAAGTATGTTAATAACTTCAAACAATCTTcacatttaatttaaaatttattcatattttaatttaaaatttattcaaacaatctttacagtaccgacttgggactattgtgtagagctaagtatttccaatagtaaatcgagataaggataagattgtagaactaggattaataagacaaactaaagaaaaagtaaagtattataacacaaaaaggcaaaaagacaaagagatagcaatccctcgattaattacactgtgtaaattttgaggacgaaattttatttagaggggaagaattgtaacgccctcatcgtaggtagtccgtacattttactgttccgacgactaatgttaagaaaatataggaaaaatttagagattttataaattggtataaaataataaaaataacccgatgagtaccatgaagggcattttggtcatttcacctctagaggtgaattttgacctaaatgtcaaattaaaaattaggaaataaaataattaacataaattaaatttatgaatttgaatttgaaaaatgggaagagaaagaagaagaaaagacaagaaaagaaaagaaaagaaaagaaaggaaatagatttatgaaatttaaaaacaataaagtacacataaatgtatatgtatataaatacccataagagacaatgtaacagcccgatccttctccagttagtattgtccgctttggcccataggcctcacggatttgtcccttgggaggtttcattcccaaaagcgcgctaaccaggtgaggaaggctcccacatatatggcccaaatcttttcttcccgtttccgatgtgggacacgaagttttcaccccagtgcgtagctggttgaacaagcacgtcccaaccccatccctgggtcgtgacagacaaaaccccaccaaccatcttcttcttcctcttctctctctctctctccttgccgtctcccttggtctctccctccccaccattgttatcaagtttaaagcttgatttcctcttcatttacccatcaaaacccatagctctcttcacaaataattctccccactccataaggaagctttagatacccatttgaagaagagaaattgaagtttgcaagttgggtcacaaggtaagtgcaaaaataccacttcctctcttctttaaatcttgtaagaatgatgagatgagtgagtattccatgaaaatgaaaacaaataaaaaggaattgaagaaccctaattttggtagccatgaatcttgtgaggtttgttgtttttaaatgatgaaaaatagttccataaggatgtttaaatagttgatatgataagaagtgtaaaagagttgagtttgtgtaaattgggtgattggaattagggtttatgtatatgatgtggggactttatataaatgcttgaaattgacttggttgagttgagattgttgcttatagaagtgctatgcatgccaattgaagtaaggaagatggaggaaattgaaattgggagtgcttgtttTCTGCAGGTTTTGGGACTCATGAGTCCAGCATGAGTTTTGAGTCATAACTAaaaatatgtgactccaattagtatgaggctaattggaggtgaaactagacccaaaatagcccattttccatgaagaaaccatgcctaaattctcctcaaaacttgacctaaatactgcccaaatccggattgccCTGCACcaaacctagaaaaatgaccaaatgaacagtacgtgatcatttggccataactctctttatactggtccaaatgacctaaactttcatcaatggaaagcttagacatagggctacacttttcatgaagaccacttgacccatttttgcttttaaccaaatcaaattgttagcacaatttgagtcactaaaactgccaacccagaaaatgaccaaatgaacagtacgtgttcacttggtcataactctctgtatactggtccaaatgacataaaattacatcaatggaaagattagacatagggctacacttttcatgaagaccacttgacccagttttgcttttaactaaatcaaattgtcAGCAtaatttgagtcactaaaactgccaacccagaaaatgaccaaatgaacattacgtattcatttggtcataactctctctatactagtccaaatgacctaaaatttcatcaatggaaagcctagacatagggctacacttttcatgaagatcacttgACCCAGTTCTGCctttaactaaatcaaattgttagcacaatttcagtcactaaaactgccaacccagaaaatgaccaaatgaatagtacgtgttcatttggtcataactctctctatactggtccaaatgacctaaaatttcatagtacgtgttcatttggtcataactctctctatattggtccaaatgacctaaaatttcatcaatggaaagcttagacatagggctacacttttcatgaagactacttgacccagttttgcctttaaccaaatcaaattgttagcattcAGTCACTAAAaccgccaacccagaaaatgatctgttcatttggtcataactctctctatactagtccaaatgacctaaaatttcatcaatggaaagcttagacatagggctacacttttcatgatgaCCACTTGACCctattttgcctttaaccaaatcaaattgttagcacaagttcagtcactaaaactgccaaccaagaaaatgaccaaatgaacagtacgtgttcatttggtcataactctccctatactggtccaaatgatctaaaatttcatcaatggaaagcttagacatagagttttgcttttaacaaatcaaattgttagcacaagttgagtttctaaaactgccaacccagaaattgtccaaaatactattcctttggtatgcttgaccagttttggcaaaaatgccataacttggtctctaaagctgcaaattgagtgaaactagtgccaaaagttttataagacatagcacaataatttttatgttttgaccaagctctagaaacaattgcatcctagggaaaatattagccaaaattaggaattgaaatttggaaaatgttaagttgaacctagaatgccatttgatacccgtgtgttcatttggccataactctcactaggaaattccatttgggatgtgccaatatgagctggaaacatgatacttagggctacaacattgatttagacacttttgccaaattctaagtgtaaaggccctaaaaagagggtcaaacatactgccctgaagttggttattgctcttatagga
This sequence is a window from Hevea brasiliensis isolate MT/VB/25A 57/8 chromosome 10, ASM3005281v1, whole genome shotgun sequence. Protein-coding genes within it:
- the LOC110670680 gene encoding exopolygalacturonase-like, whose amino-acid sequence is MDSKTVFSKIYLLFLYVSIVQAQPTVFDITKFGAVADGKADTSQAILSAWKEACAATGSSKILIPAGTFLSGVVSVEGPCKGGIEIEVQGTLQAPPDLQGEGWFNFDHVDEFTISGKGTFDGQGESAWKANNCAKDPKCKPMPMNFRFNFIKKGLVRDVTSLNSKNFHVNVLGCEDFTFQSFIITAPETSINTDGIHIGRSKGVNIIDTKIGTGDDCISIGDGTQNLKVSKVTCGPGHGISIGSLGRYENEEPVSGITVTGCTLTNTMNGVRIKSWPAQFGGSASDIHFEDITMENVSNPILIDQNYCPYGQCNDKGPSKVKISGVSIKNIKGTSASALSVKLDCSSGFPCENVELADIDLAYSGAEGPAKSECTNVKPTITGKLNPAGCQ